A portion of the Caenorhabditis elegans chromosome III genome contains these proteins:
- the nssp-28 gene encoding UPF0506 domain-containing protein (Confirmed by transcript evidence), translating into MSFTAFALFLLISLGHLSALPRPGPVIGVNTACTGESILSFCKPENHYCLRSACSQCIFRDPFNPFANFCARLTDCVCSISNDPYCEKKIEATCY; encoded by the exons ATGAGCTTCACCGcctttgctctttttttgctcatttcccTCGGACATTTGTCAGCTCTTCCGAGACCGGGTCCAGTGATTG GTGTGAACACAGCTTGCACTGGAGAATCCATTTTATCATTCTGCAAACCAGAAAACCATTACTGTCTGAGATCCGCCTGCAGTCAATGTATCTTCCGTGACCCTTTCAACCCATTTG ccAACTTCTGTGCCCGCCTGACCGACTGTGTTTGTTCCATCAGCAACGATCCATATTGCGAGAAGAAAATCGAGGCCACCTGctattga